Within the Candidatus Latescibacterota bacterium genome, the region ACGCACAGAATTAGAGAGCGTTGATAACTACAATTTGGCCAGGCAGGAAAGCTTACTGAAGGACTAGATCCAGGGTGTCCCGGGCGATCATCACTTCCTCGTCGGTGGGGATGATCATGATTTTTACTCGTGAGCTCATTTTGCTGATGATGGCTTCATCGTGTCGGGTGGCGTTCTTGAAGGGAT harbors:
- a CDS encoding acetate kinase, producing the protein PFKNATRHDEAIISKMSSRVKIMIIPTDEEVMIARDTLDLVLQ